In Streptomyces sp. NBC_01408, one DNA window encodes the following:
- a CDS encoding bifunctional methylenetetrahydrofolate dehydrogenase/methenyltetrahydrofolate cyclohydrolase, whose protein sequence is MTAQILDGKATAAAIKSELSARVAALKARGVTPGLGTLLVGDDPGSRWYVNGKHKDCAEVGIASIQRELPATASQEDIEAVVRELNANPECTGYIVQLPLPKGIDTNRVLELMDPLKDADGLHPMSLGRLVLNEPGPLPCTPYGIVELLRHHGVEINGAHVVVLGRGITVGRSIGLLLTRKSENATVTLCHTGTRDLSGLLRQADIVVAAAGVPHLVKPEDVKPGAAVLDVGVSRDEQGKIVGDVHPGVAEVAAWISPNPGGVGPMTRAQLLVNVVEAAERAGSAG, encoded by the coding sequence ACTGTCCGCCCGCGTGGCGGCCCTGAAGGCACGGGGTGTCACCCCCGGCCTCGGCACCCTGCTGGTCGGTGACGACCCGGGCAGCCGCTGGTACGTCAACGGCAAGCACAAGGACTGTGCCGAGGTCGGCATCGCCTCCATCCAGCGCGAACTGCCCGCGACGGCCTCCCAGGAGGACATCGAGGCGGTCGTCCGCGAACTCAACGCCAACCCGGAGTGCACGGGCTACATCGTCCAACTCCCGCTCCCCAAGGGCATCGACACCAACCGGGTCCTGGAGCTGATGGATCCGCTCAAGGACGCCGACGGCCTGCACCCCATGTCCCTCGGCCGCCTCGTGCTGAACGAGCCGGGTCCGCTGCCCTGCACCCCGTACGGGATCGTCGAACTGCTGCGTCACCACGGCGTCGAGATCAACGGCGCGCACGTCGTCGTCCTCGGCCGCGGCATCACCGTCGGGCGCTCCATCGGACTGCTGCTGACCCGCAAGTCCGAGAACGCCACGGTCACGCTCTGCCACACCGGTACGCGCGACCTCTCCGGGCTGCTGCGCCAGGCGGACATCGTCGTCGCGGCGGCCGGTGTCCCGCACCTGGTCAAGCCGGAGGACGTGAAGCCGGGCGCGGCCGTGCTCGACGTGGGCGTCAGCCGCGACGAGCAGGGCAAGATCGTCGGCGATGTGCACCCCGGCGTGGCCGAGGTGGCGGCCTGGATCTCCCCGAACCCCGGCGGCGTCGGCCCGATGACCCGCGCTCAGCTGCTGGTCAACGTGGTCGAGGCGGCGGAACGGGCCGGCAGTGCGGGCTGA